One region of Dysidea avara chromosome 1, odDysAvar1.4, whole genome shotgun sequence genomic DNA includes:
- the LOC136236255 gene encoding uncharacterized protein isoform X2, translated as MAGKARDNDDSSDDEDVPSPPSYCKGDTLGDDSKKGKGKSPITKPPVGDDSAKGKEKAPISKSPVKQNEPTTSDVDPYGGSTDDEGVLLRSTLRMSSIDSDGGGDTEDEIRRKFGRATRSSGAKLE; from the exons ATGGCTGGTAAAGCACGAGATAATGATGACAGTTCTGATGATGAAGATGTACCTTCCCCACCCTCCTACTGTAAGGGTGACACACTTGGAGATGATTCCAAAAAAGGAAAGGGGAAATCCCCTATCACAAAACCACCAGTGGGTGATGATTCTGCTAAAGGAAAAGAGAAAGCCCCTATTTCCAAGTCACCAGTGAAACAAAATGAACCAACAACAAG TGATGTTGATCCAtatggaggttccactgatgaTGAGGGGGTTCTCCTAAGATCAACTCTAAGGATGTCCAGTATTGACTCTGATGGAGGAGGGGACACTGAGGATGAGATTAGGAG AAAATTTGGACGTGCTACCAGGAGTTCTGGAGCAAAGCTGGAATAA